GTTTCTCAACCGGGACGGGGGTTAGTTGCCCTCCCCGAAATTCGGACTTGTTTTATCAAACCATAAACGTTGTGTACTTAAAGAAGGAATACTTCTGTCTCCGGGTGTAAAGCCCTGATCCTGCTGGCTCTTCGTCCAGTTATTAGTATTGGTGCCTAATGGCGGTTCATTGATGGCATACCTGCGCGGAATGGGTTCATTCCAGGTATTACGTTTGTAATAGGTAGAAGTATTCTTTGGATAACCTGTTCTTCTGCAGAATGTAAAGGCTTCGTTACCCAATCTGTAGAAGTTGAGGTACTGCTGGATGTAAATACGTTCGAGGTTATTTACACCATTGAACTTCACATTTACATTGTTCTGATAAGCCAGCACTTCTGCATCACCATTACCGGTAAGGCCGGTAGTGGATTCTGCTGCAACGGCAATGGCATTCATGGTTCTGATAGAAGATTCGATGCCCCTGTTATACCATTGCTCTGCGGTACCTTTTGTATCAAAACCGGCACCATATCCTTTCTGAATGAACTCTGCAATATAGAAGCAGGTTTCTGCACGGGTTACCATGTAGTCCAGCATCTTTCCTGTTCTGAAATTACCGTAACGGGGAGCAAAGAACTTTTTATTGATAGGGCTGTACAAACGGTATTTGGTGAACTGGCTCACTTCAAATGCCGTTTTGTAAAACGCAGCATTCACAGGGTCTGTTGTCCAGTCTGCAGGGCCGCCCTGGTATTGAACTAATGGGTCGTTGATATTAATGAAGGCCGGTAAGGTTTTGGCATACTTCGTTAAAGAATCTTTGAAAGAGCCGGTGAGATCATTGGGTTGAAAATAAATAGGCAAACGCGGATCATTGGTCAGCTTCAGAAAGGTCATGATAGATGATGTGGCAAAGCGCGGACTGCGGTAATCAATATCATTGCCGATAGGATTATGTTCCGGCCTGTCGTATACAAACTGGGAACCATCATCAATAGGCCCGATAGCATTCTGCATCACTTCTTTGAAGATCCTTGTAGCAGCGGCTGCATCCTGCCTTTCATAACGTACGGCAATACGCAGTTTGAGGGTGTTTGCCAGTTTGGCCCAGCTGGCCCAGTTATTCTTATAAATGAAATCAGAGCTGCCAAAATTCACCTGTCCTGCTGCAGTACCGGATAATGAATCCACTGCATCCGTTAGTTCCTTCAGCCATGTATCGTAAAGTTTCTTCTGATCGTCATATACAGGCGTATACAATTGTTCTGTTCTTCCTTTGATAGCTTCAGTATAAGGCATAGACCCATTCATATCTGTTACTTTCAATCCATGCAGCACCTGTACTACAACAGTAGCAGCGCGCATATTGCGGTAACGGGCCTTATCCGCTCTCTGTTCAATCTGTTTCCTGATCTCAAAGAGATTGGGCAGGATATTGCTGTAGTATACACCATACCTGCTATTGACATTCGTAGACAGTTCATAAGGATCTGTGGTCATGTGCTGTGAAAAGCGCAGCAACTGTTCCAGGTTTTCCCAGATCCATTCCGTACCCTGATAGGTTTCCAGGTTATCCAGGGACAAAGCAAATAATGCATTAAGATCCGGCGATGTTACTACGCTGGGATCTGTGTTGATATTCTCAAAATCCTTTGTACAGGAATTTACCAGCAGCACCGTTGCACTTATGAGGATGTATATGCGTAATTTTTTCATGTTGCTTCTTTTTCATGATGAATTTAGAATCCGGCACGTATCGTAAATGCGAATGAACGTGTCATGGGCGGCACAAAGCCTTCTTCCTTATTCACACTCGTCCTGTTTGAATTATTGGAGGCCGGGTTGAAATTATTCGGCAGGGTATTATATAAGTAGAACAGATCGCGGCCAATGAGGCTTACACCCAGGTTGTTCAGATGCAGTTTGGCGGCAATATTCTGCGGCAGCGAATAGTTAAGGGCCAGCTGACGAACAGAGATCCAGGAGTTTTCCACTACCCAGTAATCTCCTACAGCTGTAGAGAAAGAGCCATAACGGTAAGCGAACTGCGGCAGGTGTGTGGGTGGTACATATCCTTTATCATATGCTTCCTTAAAGGTCATGCCCCCTACGTTAACGGAAGAACCATCCGGTTGTGTAATGGTTTGCCCGTTGTCAAATACACCATCCGGAATAATACCATCATCATAAGAGATATTCAGATCATCCGCATACTTGCTGGTCCAGGAAATACCGCCATGATCTTTATCCCTTCCGAACAGGGAGCTTTTGAAGATACCGGTGTGTGTACCATAACGCATGGAATGCATGACCATATCCCCTCCTATTTTAGCATCCAGCAATACATTCACGGAGAAGCTCTTAAAGCGGAAAGTATTATCCCAGCTGCCGCGGAAATCAGGATTAATATCACCTACATCCATCAGTACATTACTTCTTTTCGGGAAAGCTGCTCTTGCATCAGAACGCCAGTCCAGCACTACCTTTCCATTATTGGGATGGTCAATGGGTTTGCCGGTGCCATCTACTGCCTGGTAGGCTTTGGAGTGAATGCGTGTTCTGATCACTCCATAAGCGCCACCTACTTTTGCATAAGGTATCTGGTCGTTGGAACCTAAACCCTCATCATCCAAAGCATAGTATTCACGATCGCCATAGAGCTCTATTATTTTATTACGGTTGCGGGAATAAGTGAGTGTAGAATTCCATTCAAAGTTCCTGGATTTTACCGGTGTACCATTCAGCGCAATTTCAATACCCGAGTTCTGGATATTACCTGCATTGATAAGCAGGTTGTTCACACCTGTTTCAGGTGCGGCAGGGATCCTGATGCCCTGGTTATAGGTATTATCCCTGTATACGGTTGCATCAATGCCAATGCGGTCATTCAGGAAACGCAGGTCAATACCCACTTCCTTAGCGATCTTGCGGAGTGGTTTGATGTTCTTATCTACCACAAAGGACTGCCCTTTTTCATCCAGCATATAGGTGAGCAAAGGAAGATTGCCTCCTCCGGCTGTGGTAGTACCTCTCAGCTTGAAGCCCGCATTGATGATGAATGGATCCACATCTCCACCCAGAGCGGCGATGTTTGTTCTTAGTTTACCGAAGGAAATGAACTTAGGCAGCTGGAATGTTTCTGTGAAGATCCAGGATAAGCTGGCTGCGGGATAATTAAAAAAATTATTACCTGAGCCATCAGAATAAGTGAGTGCGGAAGACCAGTCACCACGCCAGGTGGTTTGCAGGAATAACTGATCTTTCCAGGCAAGGTCTGCACTTGCATAAATGGAATTCAGGGTTTTCCTTGGCCTGAAACCGCCGGTAGCAATAGGTGCTTTCTGGGAGTTCTCCACAAAGTAGTTATTGGGGAACAGCAGCCCACCGTCTGTTTGCGATTTGCTGAACGATTGGGTGTACCGTTGTTGTTCACCTCCGATGTACCCATTCAGCGAAAGGTCTTTGGTGAGCTGTTTGGTTACAAGGGCCATCCACTTCATGAGATAGCTCCGTTTGTTGGAATGTTCCAGGCTGTAAAATCCTCCGGAGCCATTATCAGATCCGGTGAAGTTATAACCCTGCCCTAATTCCTTGGCATCATTCCGTACAGCCAGTGAACTGAAGTTCCCTTCCAGCTGTAACTTCAGCCAGTCAGTGATCGTAGCCGTCATTGTGAGGCGGCCACGGAACATCTGTTCTTCCTGCGTATAGGTATTTTCGAAGATCCTGAACCAGTAATCTGCACCAGGCACTACATTCGTTTCTGCAGGGTCCGTTACCTTAGGAACACCGCCTAATGAGCTGGTATACTTGCTGCGTTGTTTCCAGTACTTTGTATCATAGTTACGCGGGAAGATCCATATGAAGTTATTCAGGCCCAGCTGCGGGGGATTCACTCCTTTGATGGAAGTATAATCTGCACCTGCATCAAAAGTAAGGAAGCTGGTAAGGTTATGAGTAGCTCTCAGCGAGAAAGCATTCTTGTTCAGCTTATTGCGGAAGTTGATACCTTCTGCTTCGTTGCGGGAATAAGATAAACGGAAAGAAGATTTATCTGTAGCACCATCCACCGATACGCTGGTAAGGAATCCCAGGCCGGTCTGGAAGGCGTCCAGGTAATTGTTCGGCGCCGCTTTATATTCCGTCATGGTACCATCGTAGTTCAACACCTGCTGGCCTGCAAAACGCGGGCCCCAGTTTTCCAGCTCCCGGTTCTTTTGCGGATCGATATAAGGCTGACCGGCAGAATTAGTGGGGAATACTTTTGTTTGCCATGCTTCATTGGCTTTATAACCGGGGTCGCGGGTATCTGTAAAGAAATTACCTACGGAACCTCCGCCAAATTCATTCTGAAAATCAGGGCCGCGATAGGGATCCTGTATATTGATGGATTGGGATACACTTACACCCCATCCTTTTTTCACCCGTCCTTTTTTAGTGGTGATCAATACTACGCCGTTGATTGCGCGGGAGCCATACAAAGCTGCAGCCGCGGAACCTTTCAGGATAGATACGCTTTCAAAGTCTTCCATGTTCAGGTTCTTCAGATCGTTCCCGAAGTCCCTGCCCTGTCCGTTGAAGGCATCATTATCCACAAACACCCCATCAATTACAAAGATGGGCTGGTTATTCGTGCTCAGTGTAGAGTTACCACGGATCAGGATCCTGGAGTTGCCGAATAAACCGCCGGAACCCTGATCGATATTGATCCCAGCTACTTTACCCTGTAAAGCGTTGATCGGGTTTACTTCATTGGTAGCTGCCAGTTCTGTACCTTTTACTTCCGTTACGGAAAAACCCAGCGAGCGTTTTTCCTTTCTTACACCTAAGGCTGTTACTACTACTTCTGCCAGGTCTTTTTTAGATTCCTGTAATACAATATCATAAGAAGCGGCAACACCTACTACCAGTTCCTGCGTTTCAAAACCAATAGCTGTGAACACCAGCACGGCGCCTTCATTGGCTTCAATGGAAAAAGCACCATTGGCATCTGAAATAGCGCCTCTTGCCAAACCTTTCACGGCAACGCTTACACCGGGTATGGTAGTACCATCTGCTGCTTTTATAACACCGGTCACCTTTTTAAAGGCTGCGGGGGCAAAAGCATCACCGGCCAGTACCATCTTCACACCATTTTTTGAAATGATGATCTGGTTGCCTACCACTTCGTAGGTTACTTTGTAAGGAGATAATAATTCTGTGAGCACATCGCCAAGCCGTTCGTTCTGTGCATCCACGCTGACTTTGGTATTCAGTGGGATCGTTTGGGTGGCATAAGCGAATTTAACGGCAGCGGCTTCCTCAATTTTAGCCAACACATTTTTGAGTCCTTTGTTGGAGATATTGAGCGTGATCTTTTTATCCAGCACCCCCTGCGCAGCAAAGGCCGGGCTAACAAGGGTTACGAATAAAAATAACTTCAATAGCGCTACCCGCATAGTGAATGGGAAGGTATTCATACGCATATTATTTTGGTTGACATTAAATTGTTCACTGTTATTCGCAGAACGGAATGGTATTAATTACATCCCTGTCCTGTTATATTTATAGCTTCATCTATTATTTCATAATTAGCGCCCACAACCTTACACAATACCGTTAGTTTCTCGTAAAGGGATTCCTGGTCCAGCGCCACCGTTACCCGGCATTTGGCGAAGAGGGAATGGTTGTATTGTATATCTATCGCATACATCTTTGCCAGGCTGTCCAGTACATCGCCCACAGGTGCTTCATCATAGTTTAATACGGCAGGTGCCGGTACGGGGTTGGCCAATATGGCTACATCAGTAACATTCAGCTTCTGTAAAGTGTTCTGTTTCGCATTAAAAATAACCTGTTCATTCGGTAACAGGATAAATTGCTCTGTTGTACTTTCCTTGCGGGAAACGGCTACCTTTCCTGATCTTACGGCCACCACTATCTGCTCATTTCCTTTCACGCGGAAGCTGGTACCCAATACTTTGGTAATGATGTTACCACTATATACGTAAAAGGGGCGGTTAGCATCGCGGGCTACTTCAAAAAAGGCCTCTCCTTCCAGGGATACTTCTCTTTTATCGCCAGACATGAGGCGGGAATAGTGTAAAGTACTGTTAGGACTTAAAGTAATACGGGTGCCATCCAGCAGGAAGAGTGTCTGCAAACCGGAACTGGTATTCCGGGCGGTTAATTCATGTTTGTTGATCTTTTGTACTACCAGGCCACTTTTTTCTGTTGTTTTAGTGCCAGATAAGGCAAACCATAATCCTCCTGTGCCTAATAATAATATTACAACAGCTGCAGCAACATAACGGCGCCAGTTCATCCGGCGCACCGGCGTTTCCAGCTGGCTTTGCAGATCATGCCAGATCTGGTCTGCCAGATCATGACTGTTTGCAGCTTCTTTTTCTGCTTCCCGTATGCTGCGGATCATTTTCACCATCGCCTCCCTGTCAGGATGCTGTTGCACCCAGTTCTGCCAGTGCGCGTTGTCCTCCGGCCGGGGGCTTAATACCCAGCTGATAAATTCGTCATTCTGCAGCAATGCTTCCAGGTCCTGTTGTGAATACGACATACGAAAAGTTTAAGCGCTTTAATAAGTAGTGTACAACACCTGCCCCGGATACTCAGTGGGATCAGATTATTTTTAAGAAAAAAAGAAGAACCCCGGAACTAAGGAATTTCCGGAGGTGTAAAACCGCCCTGTGAAGCAGATTGGTGGCTGATTGGTAATTAAGGCCCATGATGCTGGCCACGTCTTCTGTACTGCATCCCTGGAAAAAACGGAGGTTGATCACTTCCTGCTGGCGCTGGGGTAATTGGGAAATAGCCCTTTGGATCTGTTCTTTCTGCAGATTTTCTGTTTCCCGGAGTAAAATGCTGGATTCTATATTAAGGGTGTCCGGCGCGTCCGGCACCTCTGACTGGTAACGTTGCTGCACTTTGGCATTGCGCATGAGTTTGTAACGGAGTGCTTTGAGCAGGTAGGCCTCTATGGAACGCGGGGGTTGGAGCTGCTCTTTCGAGCGCCATAATTCCATAAACAGATCCTGGATAGCATCCTTCACCACATTTTGTTCACTGGCAATCCGCATCCCATAGGCAATAAGCATATGGATATGCGTGCGATACAATAGTGCAAAAGCCTCCCGATCTCCATGTTTGAATTTTTCCCAAACTGTGTGGTCAGCCGGGCTTGGTATAACGTTTTGCGGCATTCCTGAATGGCAGCTTTCTGAAAAGTAAGGTAGGGATTATTTTTTGAAATATGTAGCCGTTACTGTTGTAATAACCAGGGCGATCTCTTTTTAAAGACCGCCCTGGTTGTTTATTTTGCCTCCTTCATGTTGCTGATCGTTTTCAAACCTTTAGGCGGTAATACATCTGCATCGGCCACTTGCTGGAATTGCACGGATGTGGCTTTGAAGGAGAAGACCTGGCTTTCCATTTCCAGCACCAGGCCTTTTTCAGTCATGAAGCCTAATGCTCCTCCCAGGATGGGAAGTGCCGTGGTATACCAGTAAACAGCCTTATCCTTACCTGATCCGGTGATCACCTTTTTACAATCGTAGCCCAGGATCTTGCGGGTTTCTCCTGTTTCTACTTCCTTTCCCTTAAGATCAAGCTTCACATTATTATTATCACCACCATCATTACCTTTCCCGGAAAGCAGGTATTCCTTATCCCCTACTTTTACGAGCTGGAAGTTTTTCTTTGCATCCATATCCACATATGTGACACCATTTTCATTCCCCATCTTTATCTGCACGTTTACATCTCCTTCTTCCTGCTCCATTCCTCCCTCACTGCTTTTCACCAACCCGTGCCGGCCTTTGAAAAGGAAAACAGCTTCCTGTTCCATAAATTCAGGGATAATATCTTTGTATTGCAGCTGATCCGGCTTGAGGCTGGCATGCACGTTCACACGGATCTTATAATTGATCTTCCCCTGTGTGTTATCCTGTGCCATCAGTGGCAAACAGGACATGACAAAAATTACAAGTGCTGATAAATGTTTCATGTTATGCTTTTGGTTTTGGAAAAAATTTCAGTTTATAAATGATGCCGAGCATGCCATAACGGCCCAGCATATTGTTCCGCACATCTTCCAGGTAGCCGTTTCCGGAAGTACGCTGAATGCTTTTGTTCTGGTTAAGGAGATCGCGGCCATCCAGCCTCAGGGAGAAGTTCTTTCCCAATTGCTTTGTTAAGGATACATGCAGCAGATACACGCTGGTATTGTAACCTGCAGCCAGACCGGTATTTGCATAGCCATCCCATTCCAGCTCCAGTACCATACTGGCGGGCAGGGTGAACATAGGGCTGATGTTATAGTTGAAGGACCAGGATTGTTCTTTACGCTGATCAAAACGGCGGTTGTTATAACCGGCATTCCCTTTCAGCTGCAGGCTGATGTTTTTACCGAAATAAGCGGAATACCCGGCTTCCGGCCTGAATGCCCAATTGGTAGCATAGTTAGGCTGTCCATTGGTATACCCGGTATTTTTTGTATAAAAAACACCTGCTCCAAAATTGATATAAGAACCGCTTTGCCCCGCCGGGAAAGAGAAACCGGCATCCATACCGGCATCATAATTCCCGTTTACATTGATGGGAGAAATCAATTGCCTTCCGGTGGTGGCATCAAACCTCACCTGGTTTACAATCTTCTGCCTTCCGAGGTTATATTGCATGCGGAGGTATTGTGAACGTTGCTGGTCTTTGCTGCTATTGCTGAAAGAAAGAGATACACGGTGATCAGATGACTGTTGCAGATCAGGATTTCCTTTACGCGTAACCATGGCTACAGAATTATCTTCCAGCGGCTGCAACTGTTCCATACCCGGCATACTTGCGGAAGTATTATAATTCAGCTCTAATTTGCGGAGGTTTGAAAAGCGGTATTGCAAATAGAGATGTGGCAGTAAGGCGGTAAAATCTTTTTCCACCTCATAACCCTTTCTGCTGGAAAGCCCATCCAGTTTATGCTGCTCAAATGCAGTACCCGCAGAGAACTCCAGCTTTTTATACCGGGCAGATAAAAGAACGTCTGCCCTGTTCCTGAATGATGCTGTGCTGTAATTATCACTGAACCGCTCGTCTATTACTTTTGTATGTATGTCTTTTACGATCTTGTCCGTAGCAGATGTGTTGTAATAGGCCTCTTCTGTAAGTTGCAGGCTGAGTATTTTACTGAGTGGCTCTGTGTAATTGATGCTTCCTGAAAAGCTGCCACTGGTGGATGTACTGTTTGTTTCCTGGTCCAGTTCTTCTGTGCGTGGTATATTGTAATAACGGCTACGGGTATGGTTCAGTGATGAAAACCTGTTCCTGTAGTAGTCAGGGGAAAGTGATATGGCCATGGTTCGCCCTTTCTTAGCAAACCTGTGCATCAAAAGAATATTCGCACCTGCGTGATCATTGGTGCTTGCAGAGCTGGTGGCCTGCGTACCTTCATTCAGCAGTGTTTTCCTGTCTATTGAGAAGGAACGGTATTGCTCGCTTTGGCTGTTAGTATAGGAACCGCTGTTTAGCCTGGGGGTTATATTAAGCGTGTTTTTATCATTTAGTGTGATCTCCGCAGACATCTCCAGCCGGTGTTCTTCATTCCTGTTACGGGTTGTACCTTCCTGCTGGTATATGTAAGAAGTATCTGCCAGGAAGTTCTGGCGGTCGCGGGCAAAGGTATTCCTGCTATCTGAGCCGTTGTGAAAATAGCTGCTACGCCATTTCAGCTTATCCCAGTCGTTATTGAAATTGAAACCTCCGTAGCGGATATCCGTATAACCGGCAGGCCTTAACAGGCTGGAAACATCTCCTCCGCCTACACTCACTTTTACGCCTTTCATTTTCATCAGTTCTGCATATACAAAGGGTGGCAGGTTATCTGCCATTCCGGGATCTTTCATCATCATCTGTAACAGTTCTCCTCCTGTAAAGCCGGACCGGTTCACGTTGTTTGTTTTGGCCAGCAGGGAAAGCTGGCGTTCTCCACTGAAGCTATTAATGTTAGTACCGGCTTCATAACGATCATTATTACCCAGGCTTCCGCTTACATTTCCGAACAATCCTCTTTTACGGTCTTTCTTTGTAACGAGGTTGATCACTTTCTTTTTGTTCCCATCTGCAATGCCAGTAAATTCAGCCATCTCACTTTGCTTATCCAGCACCTGCACTTTTGAGATCATGTCTGCCGGAAGGTTTTTAGTGGCCACTGTAGGGTCGTTACCAAAGAATTCCTTGCCATCTACCAATACCTGTTGTACGGCATGGCCTTGTGCTTTGATACTGCCATCCCGGTCTACCCGTATGCCCGGGAGTTTCTGCAGGAGGTCTTCTACTACAGCATTTTCTTTTGTTTTGAACTTATCTGCATTGTATTCAATAGTATCTCCTTTCATACTGATGGCGGGGGCATCGTTGATCACTACCACTTCTTTGAGGTCTCTTCCTCTTGCGGAAAGGAACAATGTATCCGGCAATCCTCCCGGTATACTGAAACGGGTGCGATGCGTGGGATAACCCAGATAGGAAAGTGTAATACCGTAATCTCCCTGGGGGAGACCTGTTACTCTAAAATGTCCATCGTTGCCGGTGATGATGGAGGTATCCTTTGTACCGGTGATCAAAACAGAAGCACCGGATAGTGGTTTACGGGAAGTACTGTCTGCTACCACCTGGGCTTGCAGTGGTAAAGAGAAAAGCAGGCATATGAATAATTGTTTCATACCGCAAAGCTATTTCAGCGGATATGCGGAATGGGTTAACGGGTATGTATGTAGTGTTAATGAATGTTAAAGCTTTGCTAGGCGATCAATTTAAACCCTACGCTGCGAACATTGATGATCTGTATAGAAGCATCCTGTTGCAGGTATTTACGGATGCGGGTGATGTAAACGTCCATGTTACGGGCATTAAAGAAACCATCATCTCCCCAGACATTGAGTAACATGGCTTTCCGGGGAGTTATTGCATTCAGGTGATCCGCCAGCATTTTTAAGATATCCGTTTCCCGTTGTGAGAGCCGCCGTACTTCTCCTTTAAAGTTTAACTCCTGGCGGTGGCTGTCGAACACATAAGCACCGATCTGGTAAATACCATTACCGGCTGCTTTCTTTGTTTTTAATTTCGAACGCCGCAACAGGCCCTGTACACGCAGTAATAATTCTTCGATGCTAAAGGGCTTTTTAATATAATCATCCGCGCCCACACTCAATCCGCGGAGCACATCGGCGGTAGTGGTTTTGGCGGTGAGGAATACAATGGGAATTTCTTCATCCGTCATCCTGATCTCTTCTACCAGGGTGATGCCATCCTTTTTGGGCATCATCACATCTACTACGCAAACCTCCGGGGAAAAGGAACGGAACATTTCCCAGCCCTCTTTGCCATTGGCGGCACAGCATACTTCAAAGCCGTTTAATTCCAGCGTTTCCCTGATCACGCTGGCCAGCACCTGCTCATCTTCTACCAATAACAGCCTGATCTTACTCATGTTCCGGGTATTTTAAAGGTGAACAAACTTCCGCTGCCGGGCGTGCTGGATACTTTAATACTGCCACCCAGCCTGTTCACTAATTCCTTCACATAACTGAGCCCAAGGCCATAACCTTTCACATCGTGCAGGTTCCCTTGCGGCACACGGTAAAATTTATCGAAGATAAAAGGAAGGTGTTCTTTACTGATGCCAATACCATTATCTGTTACGCTAAAAAGGTAGCTGGTATCCTGCTGCTTTACGCGCAGTTCTATCCGTTTCTCCGGCTTGTCTGCATATTTAATGGAATTATCCACCAGGTTGTTCAGGATCGTAAACAATGATTCCCGGTGCGTATGCACTACGGTTTCCGTTACTTCCATCACTGTGGTGATATAAACGCCGGGCAGGTGAATGTAACGTTGCTGCACCATATTGAGCACCTCCGGCAACAGTACTTCGTTACTTTCAGCCAACGCGGTACCGTTCTCCATTTTAGACAGGTTGAGGATTTCTTCTATATGCCCCTGTAATTTATTCAGTTCGTCTTTAGATAAGCGCAGGTATCTTTCCGTTTTGGTTTTATCATCCATCCCGTTATAGGTCAGCAGCGATTCATTAATGGTGCTCAGAATGGCTACGGGTGTTTTCAGTTCATGCGTGATATTACTGATGAAATCACTGCGCATGGCTTCCAGTGCTTTCTGCCGCATAATGATACGCCACAATGCCCATATACAGCCTGCAACGATCAGCAATAAGACAAGGGAGATGATCACCGGTCCGCTCATCTTCTTCATGAGATAATTTCCCACACCGGAAAAACGGGCATGAAGCTGGTTATCCGGCTCTGATACAGACAAGGGTATACTAATGTGATATCCGGTAGTATCCGTCTTTTTTGCATAAGATAATTGAACTCCTACGGCAATACCTCGTGTAGCCAATTCTTTTCTGTAGGCTTTTAACACTTTTTGACTATCCGGCCGCAGCCCCGGGGTGTTGGACAATATGCCGGAAAGAAATGGCTGCAGGTTCTCGCGCGACATGGTAGTGGTACGGGCATCTTTCAAAGTGGATTCACGTAAGTTCATGGTATCAGAGGCTATAATAGTGCTGCTGAAGGTAATTTCATTGTCCTCCATTACATCCCTGATGGCGCTGTCTATATCTTTGGGGGAGGAATGCAGCTGTTTCATCTGCAGGGTTACCAGGCTTTCCATAAAAGCCTGGTCATATGTATACTG
This DNA window, taken from Chitinophaga niabensis, encodes the following:
- a CDS encoding FecR family protein, whose amino-acid sequence is MSYSQQDLEALLQNDEFISWVLSPRPEDNAHWQNWVQQHPDREAMVKMIRSIREAEKEAANSHDLADQIWHDLQSQLETPVRRMNWRRYVAAAVVILLLGTGGLWFALSGTKTTEKSGLVVQKINKHELTARNTSSGLQTLFLLDGTRITLSPNSTLHYSRLMSGDKREVSLEGEAFFEVARDANRPFYVYSGNIITKVLGTSFRVKGNEQIVVAVRSGKVAVSRKESTTEQFILLPNEQVIFNAKQNTLQKLNVTDVAILANPVPAPAVLNYDEAPVGDVLDSLAKMYAIDIQYNHSLFAKCRVTVALDQESLYEKLTVLCKVVGANYEIIDEAINITGQGCN
- a CDS encoding RNA polymerase sigma factor produces the protein MPQNVIPSPADHTVWEKFKHGDREAFALLYRTHIHMLIAYGMRIASEQNVVKDAIQDLFMELWRSKEQLQPPRSIEAYLLKALRYKLMRNAKVQQRYQSEVPDAPDTLNIESSILLRETENLQKEQIQRAISQLPQRQQEVINLRFFQGCSTEDVASIMGLNYQSATNLLHRAVLHLRKFLSSGVLLFFLKII
- a CDS encoding SusC/RagA family TonB-linked outer membrane protein, encoding MNTFPFTMRVALLKLFLFVTLVSPAFAAQGVLDKKITLNISNKGLKNVLAKIEEAAAVKFAYATQTIPLNTKVSVDAQNERLGDVLTELLSPYKVTYEVVGNQIIISKNGVKMVLAGDAFAPAAFKKVTGVIKAADGTTIPGVSVAVKGLARGAISDANGAFSIEANEGAVLVFTAIGFETQELVVGVAASYDIVLQESKKDLAEVVVTALGVRKEKRSLGFSVTEVKGTELAATNEVNPINALQGKVAGINIDQGSGGLFGNSRILIRGNSTLSTNNQPIFVIDGVFVDNDAFNGQGRDFGNDLKNLNMEDFESVSILKGSAAAALYGSRAINGVVLITTKKGRVKKGWGVSVSQSINIQDPYRGPDFQNEFGGGSVGNFFTDTRDPGYKANEAWQTKVFPTNSAGQPYIDPQKNRELENWGPRFAGQQVLNYDGTMTEYKAAPNNYLDAFQTGLGFLTSVSVDGATDKSSFRLSYSRNEAEGINFRNKLNKNAFSLRATHNLTSFLTFDAGADYTSIKGVNPPQLGLNNFIWIFPRNYDTKYWKQRSKYTSSLGGVPKVTDPAETNVVPGADYWFRIFENTYTQEEQMFRGRLTMTATITDWLKLQLEGNFSSLAVRNDAKELGQGYNFTGSDNGSGGFYSLEHSNKRSYLMKWMALVTKQLTKDLSLNGYIGGEQQRYTQSFSKSQTDGGLLFPNNYFVENSQKAPIATGGFRPRKTLNSIYASADLAWKDQLFLQTTWRGDWSSALTYSDGSGNNFFNYPAASLSWIFTETFQLPKFISFGKLRTNIAALGGDVDPFIINAGFKLRGTTTAGGGNLPLLTYMLDEKGQSFVVDKNIKPLRKIAKEVGIDLRFLNDRIGIDATVYRDNTYNQGIRIPAAPETGVNNLLINAGNIQNSGIEIALNGTPVKSRNFEWNSTLTYSRNRNKIIELYGDREYYALDDEGLGSNDQIPYAKVGGAYGVIRTRIHSKAYQAVDGTGKPIDHPNNGKVVLDWRSDARAAFPKRSNVLMDVGDINPDFRGSWDNTFRFKSFSVNVLLDAKIGGDMVMHSMRYGTHTGIFKSSLFGRDKDHGGISWTSKYADDLNISYDDGIIPDGVFDNGQTITQPDGSSVNVGGMTFKEAYDKGYVPPTHLPQFAYRYGSFSTAVGDYWVVENSWISVRQLALNYSLPQNIAAKLHLNNLGVSLIGRDLFYLYNTLPNNFNPASNNSNRTSVNKEEGFVPPMTRSFAFTIRAGF
- a CDS encoding SusD/RagB family nutrient-binding outer membrane lipoprotein; translated protein: MKKLRIYILISATVLLVNSCTKDFENINTDPSVVTSPDLNALFALSLDNLETYQGTEWIWENLEQLLRFSQHMTTDPYELSTNVNSRYGVYYSNILPNLFEIRKQIEQRADKARYRNMRAATVVVQVLHGLKVTDMNGSMPYTEAIKGRTEQLYTPVYDDQKKLYDTWLKELTDAVDSLSGTAAGQVNFGSSDFIYKNNWASWAKLANTLKLRIAVRYERQDAAAATRIFKEVMQNAIGPIDDGSQFVYDRPEHNPIGNDIDYRSPRFATSSIMTFLKLTNDPRLPIYFQPNDLTGSFKDSLTKYAKTLPAFININDPLVQYQGGPADWTTDPVNAAFYKTAFEVSQFTKYRLYSPINKKFFAPRYGNFRTGKMLDYMVTRAETCFYIAEFIQKGYGAGFDTKGTAEQWYNRGIESSIRTMNAIAVAAESTTGLTGNGDAEVLAYQNNVNVKFNGVNNLERIYIQQYLNFYRLGNEAFTFCRRTGYPKNTSTYYKRNTWNEPIPRRYAINEPPLGTNTNNWTKSQQDQGFTPGDRSIPSLSTQRLWFDKTSPNFGEGN